The Allochromatium vinosum DSM 180 DNA window TCGTCATTCAAACCTGGCTGCATGAGGGCGATCCACCCGTGACGCTGGCGATAGAAGAACCGCTGAAAGTCGAGACGATTCCCAAAGCGCTTCAGCCATTTTTGTGAAAGATCGATGGGTAATAAATGCGCCGACGAGACGCCGTTATTCGCCGGCCGGCTCTTCGGCAAGGAGATCATCTGCATACGAGAAGGGTTTTTATATCGTGTTCGATTCCTGTAGTTCATGCCGGCCCTGCATGAGCGCCGAATCGCGAGTCTGATCCAGCTGACCGAGAGCTATGACACCCGATCCTGACCGGCCCCGGCGCCTTCAGCCGTTCCCGATTCTCGCCGCCATACTGGTGGCCGTCGGGGTGTTCGTCTGGACGCTGAATCTGACCGACTGGCTGATGCGCCCACCGCCAGCCTCCACGGTCGAGTATCTGCCACATACCGACGGCACCGAGAGGCTGGTTCCGCCACCCGTCAGCGAAGCCCTGAGCCTGGAACGCTTCCAGGCCGCCCGGCGCGCGTGCGATGGTCCTTGTGTCACCGACTTCGGCACACCACTGGGTCGCGCCAACGGCGTCGAGGCCCGCTCCAACTGTGCCTCGCTCTGCGTGCGGCTCGAATCGAGCTTTGTCGATCCCGACTCTGGCCGGATCTGGATCGCCCGCTCGGGCGAGCACCCCGAGCCGCTGGAATATTCCGGTCTGGCCTATCAGTGCGTCGAGTATGCGCGGCGCTGGTGGATCCAGACGCTCGGCCTGACCTTCGGCGACGTGCCGACGGCCGCCGACATCCTGCGCCTCACCGAGGGCCGGCGTCTGTCTGATCAGGCGGTCATTCCGCTCGGTCGGTCGCTCAACGGACACGCCCGCCGCGCCCCCGAACGCGGTGATCTGGTGATCTATGCCGCCGATCCCAACGACCCGGAGTGGCGCGCCGGGCATGTCGCCGTTGTGGTCGACACCGATCTCGAACAGGGCTGGGTCGCACTGGCCGAGCAGAACTACGACAACCGTCCCTGGAGCGATCCCGAGCGCCATGCACGGCGTATCCGGATTGCACGAATCGGCGAACGCTACAGCCTGCTCGACGTTGCCCCGGATCGGGTCGATAATCCCGATGGCGGATTCATCGCCGGTTGGGTCTATCCGCTCGCCGAGTCAATGGCGGTGCGCTGATCCGATACGAAAAGATTCGACATCCGGAGACGAGGAGTCAGGGCATGAGCCGATCCACTATCCCGCTGGATGACACCGAACGCACACGATGCGAGGTCTGGACGCGCGTCATGGGCTATCACCGGCCCATCGACAGCTTCAACGTCGGCAAGCAGGCCGAGCACGCCGAGCGGTGCTATTTCCGCGAGCCGGGCGCCGAACGCGAACACCGGCCACGCCTTTCCGGTCGCGCCCAGCTGCAACGTGCGGCCTGAGCCGAACGATCAGCCACCGCCCCCATCACTCGGGCAACCGCTGAGATCTATACTTCTGAGTGCAAGCCGCCTCCGCACCGGTTCAACGGTGCCTGGAGGCGGGGGTGTCGGTCGCCGACACGGCATCGGCGCTGACGCGCGAACCCTCGTCATATGAGGAGCATAGTCATGTCCAAAGAACACGAAGCCCACAAAGAAGCGAAAAAGAAACCCGCGCTGAACCCGAAGGAACGGCGTCAGATCAAGCAGACCAAGAAGCGCGAGCGCGCGGTGATGTGAGGTGCACGGCGCACGTCTGATAGCTATGGCCTGTCTGCCGGCTATCGGCTTGGTGGCCAACGCCGAAGCGTCGCCGAGCGTGGCCTTGACGGTTCCCACGGCCGCAATGCTTTCCGATGGACCACTCGGTGAGCGCATCGCCCGTGGCCGGCGCTTCCTGTCGGACACTCCGGCGCAGCTACCCGAGTTCGTCGGCAATGGGCCGGCCTGCCGACACTGTCATGCCGGTCAGGACGGTGAGGTCGGCACAGAGGTCAATGCCGCTCCCTTCGTCGGCGTCGTCGGGCGCTTTCCGCAGTACAGTGCCCGGCATGGCGGTCTCATCACCCTGGAAAAGCGCATCGACGACTGTTTCGAGCGCAGCCTCAACGGTAAGCGCTTCCGCTCGATCATCCGGCCCTGATCGACATCCTGGCCTACATGCGCTGGCTGTCTCAGGGAGTGCCCGTGGGCACGGTCGTTCAGGGACACGGTATCCCGGCGCTGCCCTTGGAGCGCGAGCCGGATGTGGCGCACGGGGAAACGCTTTATCAGGCCAAGTGTCTGGCCTGTCATGGAGCCGACGGGAGCGGCACGCTGGATAGCGATGGACGCTATATGTTCCCTCCGCTGTGGGGACCGCAGTCATTCAACAGCGGTGCGGGGATGAGCCGTCAGAGCACGGTTGCCGGGTTCATCAAACACAAGATGCCGTTCGGTGCCGATGATTCGCTCAGCGATGATGAGGCGTGGGATGTCGCCGGTTTCTTGCTCTCGCATCCACGTCCGTTATTCCAACCGCATGGCCATTGAGCGCAATCGCGTGATCCCTGCTCGTCGAACGCGGATCCTATCCTTGGCGGTGTTTCTTCTGAACAGCCTGCGTTGTCACTGAAGCGCGTGCCTAGCGATAGCGCGCCAGAGTATCGATCTGCTGCTCGATCTGCCGGCTGTCCTCTTCCGAGAGCTTCAGCCAGGCATAGAGTCGGCTTACACCTTCGTGCAGCGCCCGGATCGTGCGTCGTATCTCGTCCGGGTCCGCGAATCGCCAGCCGATCGACACATCGCCGGTGAACTCGATGTGCCCCCGGCACAGTAGGCCCAGCACCAGTGAGAAAGCTTGACCGTCCTTCTCGATGTAATGCCACCAGTAGGGCCAAGCGTCGGTGAGTGCGCGGAAATAGGCGCGAAATTCGGGGATCTCGTAGAGTTCGCGCGGATCCTGCTCCCATCCCTCGAAGTAGAAGCTCAGCGTTCCCTGCCAGTACAGCGCCACCTTGCGGCTATCAGCCAACGGTGCAAGCCGTGCCAGCACGAGTTTGATGTCGCACGCCTCGACCGATCCACGGCTGATCATCACGGTCAGACGCAGTGCATCGCCGGCGGGTATCTGTTGCTGGTCGAGCGCGTTCGGGACGTGGCTCGGGGCCGGAGTCGACATCAAGAACCTCCATCGCGGTTGTCGTCGCGCCTTGTGTCGGTCGGGTCGGGTGATCGCCCGGCCAGGCGCATCAGGGCTTCGATGATGACATTCGAGATCCGGCCATAGCGGGCTTTCTCGCGCTCAATGACGGCCATCGCTTCGAGTGAGAGCAGCACGGTCTTGCGCTCCCAACCTAAAGCACTCTCTCAAGGATAGGAACTGCAAACCAACTTGTGCTTGCAAAATATTTAGCGCCTACTAAAATCTTAGTACGCGCTAGATTAGTGCAATGCGCGTCGCAAACTGCAGGGGGGGCTAGACCCAGCAGTCGTGTCATGAGCCGCCATTTCGCGCAAGGCCAGTAACGGCGCGGCTTGTCGGAAAACAGATGATTTCCGACATCACCGAAATGACCTCAAAAATGCCGAGAAAGCGACCTCAAACATAGCCAGAAAACACTGTCGGAAACCCGATGTGACCTGAAACCATGTCTGACATGGTTTTCAGACGGGAAGTGGCGGCTTGTGACAGAGCTGTTGGATCTACCCCAGGAGACAATGATGTTAAGACGTCACGCAAATGACCTAGCTGAGTCTTTGGAGAATGTTGCTTACCGGGGCTGGTGCATTATTCCCCGCTGGAA harbors:
- a CDS encoding CHAP domain-containing protein, whose translation is MTPDPDRPRRLQPFPILAAILVAVGVFVWTLNLTDWLMRPPPASTVEYLPHTDGTERLVPPPVSEALSLERFQAARRACDGPCVTDFGTPLGRANGVEARSNCASLCVRLESSFVDPDSGRIWIARSGEHPEPLEYSGLAYQCVEYARRWWIQTLGLTFGDVPTAADILRLTEGRRLSDQAVIPLGRSLNGHARRAPERGDLVIYAADPNDPEWRAGHVAVVVDTDLEQGWVALAEQNYDNRPWSDPERHARRIRIARIGERYSLLDVAPDRVDNPDGGFIAGWVYPLAESMAVR
- the nrdD gene encoding anaerobic ribonucleoside-triphosphate reductase, whose protein sequence is MSRSTIPLDDTERTRCEVWTRVMGYHRPIDSFNVGKQAEHAERCYFREPGAEREHRPRLSGRAQLQRAA
- a CDS encoding c-type cytochrome — encoded protein: MTVPTAAMLSDGPLGERIARGRRFLSDTPAQLPEFVGNGPACRHCHAGQDGEVGTEVNAAPFVGVVGRFPQYSARHGGLITLEKRIDDCFERSLNGKRFRSIIRP
- a CDS encoding c-type cytochrome — its product is MGTVVQGHGIPALPLEREPDVAHGETLYQAKCLACHGADGSGTLDSDGRYMFPPLWGPQSFNSGAGMSRQSTVAGFIKHKMPFGADDSLSDDEAWDVAGFLLSHPRPLFQPHGH